Proteins encoded within one genomic window of Flavobacterium sp. NG2:
- a CDS encoding heparinase II/III family protein: MILCKKYILVFCFIIGVFEGIAQSQQRPFIWVKQEDKASILNKMETQAWAKSFYKEFKQRVDKDIIAYKKSPEDFLNKIPFDWSKQKAGSTPPLKRFEDSVEENNTDRSLQNKYLQIGVDCGVLYFLTDDKSYAQCAVDILNAFVEGLIQIQPSTEKGNGGWLYPTDHLREARIIGAQLPIIYDFVATYIDNNKKAFSIGSKQNTNFSVENAQKVFLTYAQLAVEHGHAGSNWSVLESFSLVQNALALNDENLRKKYLDFYLVKGTEQQDALPDVAHKYKNEGDVYPETSQYSNGVAEFTTRMLILLDRYNPDLKLGQKYYKIPFSLDRWNSIRYPNGEIIRFGDGHRHFEAPYDAYDMGYLLGKNEGITQLVQKFGPLVAEGIQSNNYDRAKVGKRSGGISPYFTPLQLLWLEDIKENYDVNQTTLSRTDQFSHAGVFLQRNLSATKNPEDGLMCFVGGGQMVHGHANGMDMELYGLGEVLGVDNGRGAYRTDLHENYSRLFAAHNTVIVNGASQGEGDWVNLGINKTELMGMEPKPLQKALSPNYSFTRTNFLDDKGNKAEATQERTLALIRTSPTTGYYMDVFRSKSALPNEYHDYLYHNIGDDLLFLNKDMNLKADENRFQENAKGDYVYNKKYRNPGWHFFKNVISSDVYTSNVKATFEINKLQDKKNRNMNVFIIGNKDREYTKVKGPLTFEAPKPYDKLPTPTLVIRQKGEAWTNPFAVLYEPTFNKNAKNGIQSVSKLESNGVFKGFAVVSTIDKKEITQIIINQEANEVYENKKMGIYFKGSFAIITLNQDKKVENIYIGEGFNLKYNKINIQSKDVKSISAYLDFSSKEYQWNASDNTKIEVVN, translated from the coding sequence ATGATTCTTTGTAAAAAATATATTCTTGTTTTTTGTTTTATTATAGGGGTATTTGAAGGGATTGCTCAAAGTCAGCAGCGCCCTTTTATTTGGGTGAAACAAGAAGACAAAGCATCCATTTTAAATAAGATGGAAACTCAAGCTTGGGCAAAATCTTTTTACAAAGAGTTTAAACAAAGAGTGGATAAGGATATTATTGCCTATAAAAAATCGCCTGAGGATTTCTTGAATAAAATTCCTTTTGATTGGTCCAAACAAAAAGCGGGTAGTACACCACCCTTAAAGCGTTTTGAGGATTCAGTAGAGGAGAACAATACAGACCGCTCGTTACAAAATAAGTATTTACAAATAGGTGTCGATTGTGGTGTGTTGTATTTTTTAACAGATGATAAAAGCTACGCGCAATGTGCCGTGGATATCCTCAATGCGTTTGTTGAAGGATTAATCCAAATACAACCTTCAACCGAAAAAGGGAATGGGGGTTGGTTGTATCCAACAGACCATTTGAGAGAGGCTAGAATCATTGGCGCACAATTGCCTATTATCTATGATTTTGTAGCAACTTATATCGATAATAATAAAAAAGCCTTTTCTATTGGCTCCAAACAAAACACCAATTTTTCTGTTGAAAATGCGCAGAAAGTATTTTTAACCTATGCCCAGTTAGCCGTAGAACATGGACATGCAGGCTCTAATTGGTCGGTTTTAGAATCGTTTAGCTTGGTTCAAAATGCGTTGGCATTGAACGATGAAAATCTGAGAAAAAAATATTTGGATTTTTATTTAGTAAAAGGAACAGAACAACAGGATGCTTTGCCTGATGTGGCTCATAAATATAAAAACGAAGGTGATGTATATCCCGAGACTTCACAATATTCGAATGGAGTAGCCGAGTTCACTACCCGAATGTTAATCCTTTTAGACCGCTACAATCCAGATTTAAAATTAGGTCAAAAATATTATAAAATTCCATTTTCGTTAGACCGCTGGAATAGCATTCGTTATCCAAATGGAGAAATTATTCGTTTTGGTGATGGGCATCGTCATTTTGAAGCGCCTTATGATGCCTATGATATGGGGTATTTATTAGGGAAAAATGAAGGGATTACCCAACTGGTTCAAAAATTTGGTCCCTTAGTAGCAGAGGGTATTCAATCCAATAATTACGATAGAGCTAAAGTAGGCAAACGTTCTGGTGGTATTTCGCCTTATTTTACACCTTTACAATTATTGTGGTTGGAGGATATAAAAGAAAATTATGATGTCAATCAAACGACTTTGTCAAGAACAGATCAATTTTCACATGCTGGTGTTTTTCTGCAGCGTAATTTAAGCGCAACCAAAAATCCAGAAGATGGTCTAATGTGTTTTGTAGGTGGTGGACAAATGGTTCACGGTCATGCCAATGGTATGGATATGGAGTTATACGGCCTAGGTGAGGTACTAGGTGTAGATAATGGACGTGGTGCGTACCGAACAGATTTACACGAAAATTATTCTCGATTATTTGCGGCTCATAATACAGTGATTGTTAATGGTGCCAGCCAAGGCGAAGGCGATTGGGTCAATCTAGGAATTAATAAAACCGAACTGATGGGTATGGAGCCAAAGCCTCTTCAAAAAGCACTTTCTCCTAACTATTCATTCACAAGAACAAATTTTTTAGACGATAAAGGAAATAAAGCCGAAGCGACTCAAGAACGTACTTTGGCTCTGATAAGAACCTCTCCAACTACAGGGTATTATATGGATGTTTTTCGATCAAAATCAGCTTTACCTAATGAATATCATGATTATCTCTACCACAACATCGGCGACGATTTACTATTCTTGAATAAAGACATGAATCTTAAGGCAGACGAAAATAGGTTTCAGGAAAATGCAAAGGGCGACTATGTTTACAATAAAAAATACAGAAATCCAGGTTGGCATTTTTTCAAAAATGTAATCTCATCTGATGTTTATACTTCGAATGTAAAAGCCACTTTCGAAATCAATAAACTCCAAGATAAGAAAAACCGCAATATGAATGTTTTTATTATTGGAAACAAAGACAGAGAATACACTAAAGTCAAAGGGCCATTAACATTTGAAGCTCCAAAGCCGTACGATAAATTGCCTACACCAACCTTGGTCATTCGACAAAAAGGAGAGGCTTGGACAAATCCATTTGCGGTACTGTATGAGCCTACTTTTAATAAAAATGCTAAAAACGGAATTCAATCTGTTAGTAAATTAGAGAGCAATGGGGTTTTTAAAGGTTTTGCAGTTGTAAGTACTATTGATAAAAAAGAAATCACTCAAATAATCATTAATCAGGAGGCTAACGAAGTTTATGAAAACAAAAAAATGGGTATTTATTTCAAAGGATCTTTTGCAATTATTACGCTAAATCAAGATAAAAAAGTTGAAAACATTTATATAGGGGAAGGTTTTAATTTAAAATATAATAAAATTAATATTCAGTCCAAAGATGTCAAAAGTATCTCAGCTTATTTAGATTTTTCATCCAAAGAATATCAATGGAACGCTTCTGATAATACTAAAATAGAAGTGGTTAATTAA
- a CDS encoding glycoside hydrolase family 105 protein, with translation MVIKSIIKSVTLAAIVNFSVCDKVMAQNVFDKSKVEASMISALEWQEAHPIMALAPTDWTVGAYYTGVARAHAATKNQIFEAALKNQGYNSDWQTYKRVFHADDVAISYSYLYIDMTFKRKDFVNLKPTEDFLKAHIVQPNKWSDGTAKNKDENILWWWCDALFMAPPVINLYAKHTNNESYLDLMHKNYMYAYNKLYDKEERLFARDGRFIWTGSDKDMKEPNGKKVFWSRGNGWVLSGLALILTDMPENYKNRPFYVNLYKEMAARILELQTKSGLWHTSLLCPETYNHGEVSGSGFYTYALAWGINNGLLDKATYLPAVKKAWKALTKCQHKNGMVGWVQNIGAFPEPASEGSWQNFGTGAYLLAGSEVMKLQK, from the coding sequence ATGGTAATCAAGTCGATAATCAAATCAGTAACACTGGCTGCAATTGTGAACTTTTCAGTTTGTGATAAGGTAATGGCGCAAAATGTTTTTGACAAATCAAAAGTAGAAGCATCAATGATTAGTGCTTTAGAATGGCAAGAAGCACATCCTATTATGGCTCTTGCACCTACAGATTGGACTGTTGGGGCTTATTATACAGGTGTTGCAAGAGCACATGCAGCAACCAAAAATCAAATTTTTGAAGCAGCGCTCAAAAACCAAGGATACAATAGTGATTGGCAAACCTACAAACGTGTTTTTCATGCTGATGATGTAGCTATCTCGTACAGCTATTTGTATATAGATATGACTTTTAAAAGAAAAGACTTTGTGAATTTAAAACCAACTGAAGATTTCTTAAAAGCGCATATTGTACAGCCTAATAAATGGTCTGACGGAACGGCAAAAAACAAAGACGAAAATATTTTGTGGTGGTGGTGTGATGCTTTATTTATGGCACCTCCAGTAATTAATTTATATGCAAAACATACTAATAATGAGTCTTATTTAGATTTGATGCATAAAAACTACATGTATGCTTACAACAAATTGTATGACAAAGAAGAGCGTTTGTTTGCTAGAGACGGACGTTTTATTTGGACGGGTTCAGACAAGGATATGAAAGAGCCTAACGGTAAAAAAGTATTTTGGTCTAGAGGAAATGGTTGGGTACTATCAGGCTTGGCTTTGATTTTGACAGATATGCCTGAAAATTATAAAAACCGCCCTTTTTATGTGAATTTGTACAAAGAAATGGCAGCTAGAATACTGGAACTACAAACCAAAAGTGGCTTATGGCATACGAGTTTATTATGTCCTGAAACCTATAATCATGGTGAGGTGAGCGGTAGTGGTTTTTATACCTATGCATTGGCTTGGGGAATTAATAACGGTCTGTTAGACAAAGCGACCTATTTGCCAGCAGTCAAAAAAGCTTGGAAAGCATTAACTAAATGCCAACACAAAAACGGAATGGTTGGATGGGTACAAAACATTGGTGCTTTTCCAGAACCAGCTTCTGAAGGAAGTTGGCAAAACTTTGGAACTGGAGCTTATTTATTAGCGGGTAGCGAAGTGATGAAATTGCAAAAATAA
- a CDS encoding glycoside hydrolase family 3 N-terminal domain-containing protein, with the protein MKKIIILSVLTLTVSLQSYGQSKPDIKRYKNASLSIDERVEALLPLLSLEEKVAQMRIFHANIGVDADSKGNLKLSDKVVEKLKLGTAGIKNPAEHMEALAAAKFNNALQKYIIEHNRWGIPALFVTESYNGVDAEGCTKFGRPMTSAASFNPSLVNSVWDVVGKEARLRGMHMCHSPEADLVRDPRFGRMSEAFGEDTYLTTQMVTNAIKGVQGNYEGLGKGTHIGAVAKHFAGYGQVLGGTNFAAIEISERTLIDEIYPPFEAAVKEAKTLGIMASHGDLNGIASHGNPELLTGVLRDQWGFNGYVVSDANDIGRLHYFMKVAETPEAAALMGLKAGVDIDLYAEDAYALLPKMVQENPEIEKLIDRAVRRVLRTKFILGLFDNPYVNISKVEKGVRAKSSLELAKEADLESIILLKNEKNALPLDKKKKLKIALLGPLVKANTKAMFESVAGANVSFVAEKGFNLTDGKKDVPKLLPRNPQAIDKMIGLAKDSDVSILFLGGDEYTSKEAFFNGAIGDRATIDPVGAQDELVEKIKATGKPVIVVLKHRRTLSINVISEQADAILDTWDLSEFGDESTAKIIFGEVSPSGKSPVTVPRSIGQLPFHYSMKEINYKKGYLFLKDGPLYPFGYGLSFAKFEYSNLKLSANEITPTSEIEVSVTIKNTGTVKAKEVVQMYLKDEIGSVTRPDKELKAFDKIELNPGESKVVKFTITPKMLEFTGLKMDKILEAGDYTVMVGTSSNEYLKTNFKLKK; encoded by the coding sequence ATGAAGAAGATAATAATCTTATCAGTACTAACATTAACGGTGTCTTTACAATCGTATGGACAATCAAAACCAGACATTAAGCGATATAAAAACGCTTCTTTATCAATTGATGAGCGAGTAGAGGCCTTATTGCCCTTACTTTCTTTAGAAGAAAAAGTCGCACAAATGCGTATATTTCACGCTAATATTGGTGTTGATGCGGATAGTAAAGGAAATTTAAAACTCTCGGATAAGGTTGTTGAAAAATTGAAATTAGGGACTGCAGGAATCAAAAATCCAGCTGAACACATGGAAGCTTTGGCTGCAGCCAAATTCAATAACGCCCTTCAAAAATATATTATCGAACACAACCGTTGGGGAATTCCAGCGCTATTTGTGACCGAATCTTACAATGGAGTGGATGCTGAAGGTTGCACTAAATTTGGAAGACCGATGACTTCTGCGGCTTCGTTTAACCCAAGTTTGGTCAATAGCGTTTGGGATGTAGTAGGGAAAGAAGCGCGTTTGCGTGGGATGCACATGTGTCATTCGCCTGAGGCCGATTTGGTTCGTGACCCTCGTTTTGGACGTATGTCGGAAGCTTTTGGAGAAGATACTTATTTAACTACACAAATGGTGACCAATGCCATCAAAGGAGTACAAGGGAATTATGAAGGACTTGGTAAAGGAACGCATATCGGTGCCGTAGCCAAACATTTTGCTGGATACGGACAAGTCTTGGGAGGTACTAATTTTGCTGCGATTGAAATTTCGGAGCGCACCTTGATTGACGAAATTTACCCTCCTTTTGAAGCGGCTGTAAAAGAAGCTAAGACATTGGGGATTATGGCTTCTCACGGTGATTTAAACGGAATTGCAAGTCATGGAAATCCTGAATTATTAACGGGTGTTTTACGTGACCAATGGGGGTTTAACGGCTATGTGGTTTCGGATGCCAATGACATCGGACGTTTGCATTATTTTATGAAAGTGGCTGAAACTCCTGAAGCAGCAGCCCTAATGGGATTAAAAGCAGGTGTAGATATTGATTTGTATGCCGAAGATGCTTATGCGTTACTCCCTAAAATGGTTCAAGAAAATCCTGAAATAGAAAAATTAATAGATAGAGCAGTAAGACGTGTTTTAAGAACCAAATTTATTTTGGGTTTGTTTGATAATCCATATGTTAACATTTCAAAAGTAGAAAAAGGAGTTCGTGCCAAATCTTCTTTAGAATTGGCCAAAGAAGCCGATTTAGAATCGATTATTTTGTTGAAAAACGAAAAGAACGCCTTGCCTTTGGATAAAAAGAAAAAGTTAAAAATTGCACTTTTAGGCCCATTGGTAAAAGCGAATACTAAGGCAATGTTTGAATCGGTTGCGGGTGCAAATGTTTCGTTTGTAGCGGAGAAAGGCTTTAATTTAACTGATGGTAAAAAAGATGTGCCTAAATTATTGCCAAGAAATCCTCAGGCAATCGATAAAATGATTGGGCTAGCTAAAGATTCCGATGTTTCTATTTTATTTTTAGGAGGTGACGAATATACTTCAAAAGAAGCTTTTTTTAATGGAGCTATCGGAGATAGAGCAACCATAGACCCTGTAGGAGCGCAAGATGAATTAGTTGAAAAAATCAAAGCGACAGGAAAACCCGTTATTGTAGTATTAAAACACCGAAGAACCTTATCAATTAATGTGATTTCTGAACAAGCAGATGCTATTTTGGACACTTGGGATTTAAGTGAATTTGGTGACGAATCTACTGCAAAAATCATTTTTGGTGAAGTATCGCCATCGGGTAAATCTCCTGTGACAGTCCCTAGATCCATTGGACAGTTACCATTTCATTATAGTATGAAAGAGATTAATTATAAAAAAGGCTATTTGTTCCTTAAAGATGGACCGCTTTATCCGTTTGGCTATGGGCTAAGTTTTGCTAAATTTGAGTATTCCAATTTAAAATTATCAGCCAATGAAATCACTCCAACTTCTGAAATTGAAGTTAGCGTAACCATCAAAAATACAGGAACTGTAAAAGCAAAAGAAGTGGTTCAAATGTACCTTAAGGACGAAATTGGTTCAGTAACCAGACCCGATAAAGAGTTGAAAGCATTTGATAAAATTGAATTAAACCCTGGTGAATCTAAAGTGGTGAAATTTACAATCACCCCTAAAATGTTAGAGTTTACAGGACTTAAAATGGATAAGATTTTAGAAGCTGGAGATTATACAGTAATGGTAGGAACCTCTTCTAATGAATATTTAAAAACAAACTTTAAACTTAAAAAATAA
- a CDS encoding outer membrane beta-barrel protein, producing the protein MRKILLVLGLSLISNLSFGQIDFEKGYYIDELGTKVECLIKNIDWKNNPTNFKYKLSDGEVVSEKDISGVNEFGIYGSSKFVRKTVLIDKANENINHLSEVRQAENEEKQVFLKVLIEGLASLYYYDDSFSKKYFLSIDNENPVQLLYKKYLLTSSKVLTNNYYKQQLLNTLICDDISNKEIEVLEYNAKELIAVVSKYNKCLNASSVNYVKAKKDSELFNLSIKAGVSSASFNFTESGFPVRDYDFGKKLTYRMGVEAELVFPFNKNKWAVVLEPTYQSYNAAINQNTSNSVEVNYKSIEVPVGLRHYFFLNQNNKLFVNAAYVIDVAFSSKILFNSRNQYTLNTSPNWAFGFGYKLANKYSLELKFQTPRESLNQYKNLISDYSTTSVVLGYTIF; encoded by the coding sequence ATGAGGAAAATTCTTTTGGTTTTAGGTCTTAGTTTGATCTCGAATCTTTCCTTTGGGCAAATAGATTTTGAAAAAGGATATTACATTGATGAATTAGGAACTAAAGTTGAATGTTTGATTAAAAATATAGATTGGAAAAACAATCCTACCAATTTTAAATATAAGCTTTCAGATGGGGAGGTTGTAAGCGAAAAGGATATCAGTGGTGTCAATGAATTTGGTATTTATGGTTCATCAAAATTTGTTCGTAAAACCGTACTGATAGATAAAGCGAATGAAAATATTAATCATTTATCCGAAGTACGACAAGCAGAGAATGAAGAGAAACAGGTTTTTTTGAAAGTCTTGATTGAGGGTTTAGCGAGTTTATATTATTATGACGACAGTTTTTCAAAAAAATATTTTCTCAGTATTGATAATGAAAATCCGGTGCAGTTGTTGTATAAAAAGTATTTGCTCACAAGCAGTAAAGTGCTAACAAATAATTATTATAAACAACAGCTCCTAAATACGCTAATCTGTGATGATATCAGCAATAAAGAGATTGAAGTTTTAGAATATAATGCTAAAGAATTAATTGCTGTTGTTAGTAAATACAATAAATGTCTAAACGCCAGCTCTGTTAATTATGTTAAAGCTAAAAAGGATTCGGAACTTTTTAATTTATCAATCAAGGCAGGGGTAAGTAGTGCTTCATTTAATTTTACTGAAAGTGGTTTTCCTGTTAGAGATTATGATTTTGGAAAAAAACTAACGTACCGAATGGGGGTTGAGGCAGAGTTAGTATTTCCTTTTAATAAGAATAAATGGGCGGTAGTTTTGGAACCTACCTATCAAAGTTATAATGCTGCAATTAATCAGAATACGTCTAACAGTGTAGAAGTTAATTATAAATCCATTGAGGTTCCAGTAGGACTAAGACATTATTTTTTCTTAAATCAAAACAATAAATTGTTTGTCAATGCAGCTTATGTCATTGATGTTGCATTTTCATCCAAAATTTTATTTAACTCTAGAAATCAATACACTCTTAATACAAGTCCCAACTGGGCATTTGGATTTGGATATAAATTAGCTAATAAGTACAGTTTAGAATTAAAATTTCAAACACCTAGAGAATCATTAAATCAATATAAAAATTTGATTTCAGATTATTCTACAACATCAGTCGTATTGGGGTACACTATTTTCTAA
- a CDS encoding sulfatase-like hydrolase/transferase, which translates to MQFTSAQNKKTSEKPNIIFILTDDQRFDAIGYAGNKYLKTPEMDNLAATGTYFKYAIATTPICAASRASLWTGLYERTHNYNFQTGNIRNEYMNNSYPVVLKNNGYYTGFFGKFGVKYDNFDKQFDEYDDYDRDTRFKDKRGYFYKTIGKDTVHLTRYTGQQAIDFIDKNASNKKPFCLSLSFSAPHAHDPAPDQYFWQKESDQLLANTTIPGPDLADDKYFDILPKFVRDGFNRLRWTWRYDTPEKYQHSLKGYYRMISEIDTEIAKIRKKLKEKGVDKNTVIIVMGDNGYFLGERQLAGKWLMYDNSIRVPLIINDPRVNKHQDINDMALNVDVPVTIANIAGIQAPKSWQGKSLLPIVNQETNSISRDTILIEHLWDFTEIPPSEGVRTKDWKYFRYVNDKRVEELYHLAKDPKETKNLIGNKKYQKIAAELRAKCDELIKKNSDKYRNAPVDLTVELIRDPSSGVKILDSKPEFGWTVPLESKYQSAYQILVASTKVNIDNNVGDVWDSKTVRSNQSTNIEYKGKALEIGKFYYWKVRIWDEENRLVDYSQPQQFTMGKSDNYMLSAENKYVVDKIKPVKFENRGDFYFADFGKAAFATLDFTYKAKKAHTLTIRIGEMLDGKNINRTPPAKSNIRYQEVKVNVVPGKTKYQIAIKADTRNTLPNKAIALPKGVPVLMPFRYAEIEGAQEPILAADVEQLAYHTYWDDKASSFKSNNDILNQVWDLCKYSIKATTFNGLYVDGERERIPYEADAYLNQLSHYTTDREYAMARRTIEYFMENPTWPTEWQQHVALLIYADYMYTGNTELIERYYEKLKHKTLYELSNEEGLITSTKVTPEFMYKLGFKEGYTKPLTDIVDWPLANFNGSKTKGEHDGFVFKPYSTVINSFFYENMKIMAQFATLLGKADEALDFEYRAAKVKKAVNEQMFDKKRGVYIDGIGTDHASLHANMMPLAFGLVPEEHLKTVVEFVKSRGMACSVYGSQFLMDGLYNAGEADYALKLLASTDQRSWYNMIRIGSTITLEAWDLEFKNNLDWNHAWGAVPANAIPRGLWGIKPKTPGFGVATIKPQMSNLKTSSIEVPTVLGTIKGNYTYKGARLQTYEIEIPGNMVAEFSLNNLNGKDLIHNGEKVPTAFQVIRLTPGKHIIELKINSF; encoded by the coding sequence ATGCAATTTACTTCTGCTCAAAATAAAAAAACTTCTGAAAAGCCCAATATTATTTTCATTTTAACTGATGATCAACGTTTTGACGCTATTGGTTATGCTGGTAATAAATATTTGAAGACTCCTGAAATGGATAACTTGGCGGCAACAGGAACTTATTTTAAGTACGCTATTGCGACAACTCCAATTTGTGCTGCAAGTAGAGCCTCATTATGGACAGGTTTATATGAACGTACTCATAACTATAATTTTCAAACAGGAAATATTAGAAATGAATACATGAATAATTCATATCCTGTTGTGCTAAAAAATAATGGATATTACACTGGTTTTTTTGGGAAATTTGGGGTTAAGTATGATAATTTTGACAAGCAATTTGATGAATATGACGACTATGACAGAGATACACGATTCAAAGATAAAAGAGGTTATTTTTACAAAACTATAGGTAAAGATACAGTTCACCTAACCAGATATACTGGACAACAAGCAATTGATTTTATTGATAAAAACGCTTCAAACAAAAAGCCATTTTGTTTGTCATTGAGTTTTAGTGCGCCACATGCACATGACCCTGCCCCTGATCAATATTTTTGGCAAAAAGAATCAGATCAATTATTAGCTAATACTACCATTCCAGGTCCTGATTTAGCCGATGATAAGTATTTTGATATTCTTCCAAAATTCGTGAGAGACGGATTTAATAGATTGCGCTGGACATGGCGCTACGATACACCTGAAAAGTACCAACATAGTTTAAAAGGGTATTATAGAATGATTTCTGAAATTGATACAGAAATTGCAAAAATTAGAAAAAAATTAAAAGAAAAAGGCGTTGATAAAAACACCGTTATCATTGTCATGGGAGACAATGGTTATTTTCTTGGCGAACGTCAGTTAGCTGGGAAATGGTTGATGTATGATAATTCTATCCGTGTCCCTTTAATAATTAATGACCCTAGAGTTAACAAACATCAGGATATTAATGATATGGCTCTTAATGTAGATGTTCCAGTTACTATTGCAAATATTGCAGGGATTCAAGCTCCTAAATCTTGGCAAGGAAAAAGTTTGTTGCCAATAGTAAACCAAGAAACTAATTCCATCAGTAGAGACACTATCCTTATAGAACATCTTTGGGATTTTACTGAAATTCCTCCAAGTGAAGGCGTACGTACTAAAGATTGGAAATATTTTAGGTATGTAAATGATAAAAGAGTAGAGGAGTTGTACCATCTTGCCAAAGATCCAAAAGAAACTAAAAATTTAATTGGGAATAAGAAATATCAAAAAATAGCTGCCGAATTGAGAGCTAAATGCGATGAGCTAATTAAAAAAAATAGTGATAAATACAGAAATGCTCCCGTTGACTTAACAGTCGAATTGATAAGAGATCCTAGCAGTGGTGTTAAGATTTTGGATTCAAAGCCAGAATTTGGCTGGACGGTTCCATTAGAGTCTAAGTATCAATCAGCGTATCAAATTTTAGTTGCATCTACTAAAGTAAATATTGATAACAATGTAGGTGATGTTTGGGATAGTAAAACAGTGCGTTCTAATCAATCGACCAACATTGAATACAAAGGAAAGGCGCTCGAAATTGGAAAATTTTATTATTGGAAAGTGAGAATTTGGGATGAGGAAAATCGATTAGTAGATTATTCGCAGCCGCAACAATTCACCATGGGGAAAAGCGATAATTACATGCTTTCGGCAGAAAATAAATATGTTGTTGACAAGATTAAACCAGTGAAATTTGAAAACCGTGGTGATTTTTATTTTGCTGATTTTGGAAAAGCAGCTTTTGCAACATTAGATTTTACTTATAAAGCTAAAAAGGCACATACATTAACCATCAGAATTGGGGAGATGTTGGATGGAAAAAACATCAACAGAACACCTCCTGCTAAAAGTAATATTCGTTACCAAGAAGTAAAGGTGAATGTTGTTCCAGGTAAAACCAAATACCAAATTGCTATTAAGGCTGATACTAGAAACACACTGCCTAATAAAGCCATCGCTTTACCAAAAGGAGTACCTGTTTTAATGCCTTTTAGGTATGCTGAAATTGAAGGTGCTCAAGAGCCCATTTTGGCTGCTGATGTAGAACAATTGGCTTATCACACCTATTGGGATGACAAAGCAAGTAGCTTTAAGAGCAACAACGATATTTTGAACCAAGTGTGGGATTTGTGTAAATATTCTATCAAAGCCACTACTTTCAACGGTTTGTATGTCGATGGAGAGAGAGAGCGTATTCCGTACGAGGCAGATGCTTATTTGAATCAATTGAGTCATTATACTACGGATAGAGAATATGCTATGGCGAGACGTACCATTGAATATTTCATGGAAAATCCTACTTGGCCTACCGAATGGCAACAGCACGTAGCCTTGTTGATTTATGCCGACTATATGTACACAGGGAATACCGAGTTGATAGAGCGCTATTATGAAAAGTTAAAACATAAAACGCTTTATGAATTATCAAATGAAGAAGGCTTGATTACTTCGACCAAAGTAACGCCTGAGTTTATGTATAAGCTTGGATTTAAAGAAGGCTATACCAAACCATTGACCGATATTGTAGATTGGCCCTTAGCTAATTTTAATGGTAGCAAAACCAAAGGAGAGCATGATGGTTTTGTATTCAAGCCGTATAGTACTGTTATTAATTCTTTCTTCTATGAAAACATGAAGATTATGGCACAATTTGCCACTCTTCTTGGAAAAGCAGATGAAGCTTTGGATTTTGAATACCGTGCTGCCAAAGTAAAAAAAGCAGTAAACGAACAAATGTTTGATAAAAAACGGGGCGTTTATATAGATGGTATCGGGACTGACCATGCCTCTTTGCATGCCAATATGATGCCTTTGGCCTTTGGACTGGTGCCTGAAGAGCATTTAAAAACCGTAGTTGAATTTGTAAAATCACGTGGCATGGCTTGTAGTGTATATGGTTCACAGTTTTTAATGGACGGCTTATACAATGCTGGTGAAGCTGATTATGCTTTGAAATTATTAGCCAGTACCGACCAAAGAAGTTGGTACAACATGATTCGTATAGGTTCTACGATAACCTTGGAAGCTTGGGATTTAGAATTCAAAAATAATTTAGATTGGAATCACGCTTGGGGTGCTGTACCAGCCAATGCTATTCCGCGCGGGTTATGGGGAATTAAACCTAAAACACCAGGTTTTGGAGTAGCCACAATTAAACCACAAATGAGTAATCTAAAAACGAGTAGTATCGAAGTGCCAACGGTTTTAGGAACCATTAAAGGAAACTATACTTATAAAGGGGCAAGACTTCAAACTTATGAAATTGAAATTCCAGGTAATATGGTGGCTGAGTTTTCATTAAATAATCTGAATGGTAAAGATTTGATTCATAATGGTGAAAAAGTACCAACTGCCTTTCAAGTCATCCGATTGACACCAGGAAAACATATTATTGAGTTAAAAATAAATTCTTTTTAA